Proteins from one Faecalibacterium sp. I3-3-33 genomic window:
- the thrS gene encoding threonine--tRNA ligase has translation MKIIYKDGHVDECPQDQELHVIRHTAAHIMAQAIKRLYPQADFAFGPATENGFYYDVDLGDQKLSDEDLANIEKEMRKIVKENLPIKPFILPRAEAEKLMEERQEHYKVEHMADLADETEFSFFQQGEYVDMCIGPHLTYTKALKAFKITQQSGAYWKNDKENKMLTRINGVAFRNQEELDAWEKEQQEARERDHRKIGKEMGLFMTDDLVGRGLPMFLPAGYTVWQELENYIKEKERARGYLHVMTPCIGTVNLYKTSGHWDHYRENMFPAMEMEGESYVLRPMNCPHHMMIYANRPHSYRDLPMRIGEIAHDFRYESSGTLKGIERGRHFCQNDAHLFCTPEQIKSEVADVCNLIFEVYKDFNITDYRCVLSLRDPADKKKYHDDDAMWNHAEQALREVLTELGIHFTEEIGEAAFYGPKLDVNVKPAVGAEYTLSTCQLDFCLPAKFHLTYVDKDGSEKTPVVLHRAILGSLDRFMAYLIEETKGKFPTWLAPTQVKVLPVSEKTLEYAQDVTEKLADAGVRVVLDDDNQKIGYKIRAAQQVDRVPYMLVLGAKEAEAGNISVRDRKGETTEMSLEDFIAKVTTEIRTRSL, from the coding sequence ATGAAGATCATCTACAAGGACGGTCATGTGGACGAGTGCCCGCAGGATCAGGAACTGCACGTTATCCGTCACACCGCTGCCCACATTATGGCACAGGCCATCAAGCGCCTGTATCCGCAGGCTGATTTTGCCTTCGGCCCCGCCACCGAGAACGGCTTCTACTACGATGTCGATCTGGGCGACCAGAAGCTGAGCGACGAGGATCTGGCCAACATCGAAAAAGAGATGCGCAAGATCGTCAAGGAGAACCTGCCCATCAAGCCCTTCATCCTGCCCCGTGCCGAGGCTGAAAAGCTGATGGAAGAGCGTCAGGAGCACTACAAGGTCGAGCACATGGCAGATCTGGCTGACGAGACCGAGTTCAGCTTCTTCCAGCAGGGCGAGTACGTGGATATGTGCATCGGACCCCACCTGACCTACACCAAGGCACTGAAGGCCTTTAAGATCACCCAGCAGTCCGGCGCATACTGGAAGAACGACAAGGAAAACAAGATGCTGACCCGTATCAACGGCGTGGCTTTCCGCAATCAGGAAGAGCTGGACGCATGGGAGAAGGAGCAGCAGGAGGCCCGCGAGCGCGATCACCGCAAGATCGGCAAGGAGATGGGCCTGTTCATGACCGATGATCTGGTGGGCCGCGGCCTGCCCATGTTCCTGCCCGCAGGCTACACCGTCTGGCAGGAGCTGGAGAACTATATCAAGGAGAAGGAGCGTGCACGCGGCTACCTGCACGTTATGACTCCCTGCATCGGCACTGTGAACCTGTATAAGACCTCCGGTCACTGGGATCACTACCGTGAGAACATGTTCCCCGCCATGGAGATGGAGGGCGAAAGCTATGTTCTGCGCCCGATGAACTGCCCCCACCACATGATGATCTACGCAAATCGTCCCCATTCTTACCGTGACCTGCCCATGCGCATCGGTGAGATCGCCCACGATTTCCGCTACGAGTCCTCCGGCACCCTGAAGGGCATCGAGCGCGGCCGTCACTTCTGCCAGAACGATGCCCACCTGTTCTGCACCCCGGAGCAGATCAAGAGCGAAGTGGCAGACGTGTGCAACCTGATCTTTGAGGTGTACAAGGACTTCAACATCACCGATTACCGCTGCGTGCTGAGCCTGCGCGACCCCGCCGACAAGAAGAAGTACCACGACGATGATGCCATGTGGAACCATGCAGAGCAGGCCCTGCGCGAAGTGCTGACCGAGCTGGGCATCCACTTCACCGAGGAGATCGGCGAGGCTGCCTTCTACGGCCCGAAGCTGGACGTGAACGTGAAGCCCGCCGTGGGTGCCGAGTACACCCTGTCCACCTGCCAGCTGGACTTCTGCCTGCCCGCAAAGTTCCACCTGACCTATGTGGACAAGGACGGCTCCGAAAAGACCCCCGTGGTGCTGCACCGCGCAATTCTGGGCTCTCTGGACCGCTTCATGGCCTACCTGATCGAGGAGACCAAGGGCAAGTTCCCCACCTGGCTGGCTCCCACGCAGGTCAAGGTGCTGCCCGTGTCCGAAAAGACGCTGGAGTACGCACAGGACGTGACCGAGAAGCTGGCTGATGCCGGTGTCCGCGTTGTGCTGGATGACGACAACCAGAAGATCGGCTACAAGATCCGTGCCGCACAGCAGGTGGACCGCGTGCCCTATATGCTGGTGCTGGGCGCCAAGGAAGCCGA
- a CDS encoding nucleotidyltransferase family protein: MNKPVLVVMAAGMGSRYGGMKQIDPVGPNGQVIMDYSLYDARRAGFETVIFVIKHEIEDAFKAAIGDRVAKAMDVKYAFQQLEELPAGFAVPEGRVKPWGTCHAVLAAKPLIDGPFAVINADDYYGPEAFQVMYDYLSTHADDDFYRYCMVSYLLKNTLSENGSVARGVCIKNEDGTLQSVTERTRIEPCDGGAHYTEDGGESWVDLPGDTPVSMNLWGFGKSFLDEAEQRFAGWLTENLPVNPLKCEYFLPLVVTELIEENKAKIQVLRSTDKWFGVTYREDKPLVVDAIARKTAEGQYPEKLWE, translated from the coding sequence ATGAATAAACCGGTACTGGTCGTCATGGCAGCCGGCATGGGCAGCCGCTACGGCGGTATGAAGCAGATCGATCCGGTAGGCCCCAACGGACAGGTCATTATGGACTACTCCCTTTACGATGCCCGCCGCGCCGGCTTTGAGACGGTGATCTTTGTCATCAAGCACGAGATCGAGGACGCCTTCAAGGCGGCCATCGGCGACCGCGTGGCCAAGGCGATGGACGTGAAGTACGCTTTTCAGCAGCTGGAGGAGCTGCCCGCAGGCTTTGCCGTCCCGGAAGGCCGCGTAAAGCCTTGGGGCACCTGCCATGCTGTGCTGGCTGCAAAGCCCCTCATTGACGGCCCCTTTGCGGTCATCAATGCAGACGACTACTACGGCCCGGAGGCGTTTCAGGTGATGTACGATTACCTGTCCACCCACGCCGATGATGATTTTTACCGCTACTGCATGGTCAGCTACCTGCTGAAGAACACCCTGTCCGAGAACGGCAGCGTGGCACGCGGCGTGTGCATCAAAAACGAGGACGGCACCCTGCAAAGCGTGACCGAGCGCACCCGCATCGAGCCCTGCGATGGCGGCGCACACTACACCGAGGACGGCGGCGAGAGCTGGGTAGACCTGCCCGGCGACACCCCCGTGAGCATGAACCTGTGGGGCTTTGGCAAAAGCTTTCTGGACGAGGCCGAGCAGCGCTTTGCGGGCTGGCTGACCGAGAATCTGCCGGTGAACCCCCTGAAGTGCGAGTACTTCCTGCCGCTGGTGGTGACCGAGCTGATCGAGGAGAACAAGGCAAAAATTCAGGTGCTGCGCAGTACGGATAAGTGGTTCGGCGTCACCTATCGGGAGGACAAGCCCTTGGTGGTGGATGCCATCGCCCGCAAGACCGCCGAGGGTCAGTACCCCGAGAAGCTGTGGGAGTAA
- a CDS encoding GGDEF domain-containing protein: MMGKLQMDREWTEQDLRTFVEGAQTAFETVLLDELPQDTGWQDEGLQVSYALCNGRVSCVLHRTVRADGKLWRITMSAPLAGNLLPEERMSARERELCREDLNHDFLSGVYNRRYLETVIAAELDRWAAQGRKAAVALISLDHGAQLRDTYGQPVMDQLICFVANQWKKYFDIPGSQIVCRLTGTTFVVGCLDLDGGQLAEQMRNIYAGMPHECITSMGMMKRVPFTLSVAVAGLDELDASTNCWQRLYAICDERLRGIQISGGNKIC; encoded by the coding sequence ATGATGGGGAAATTACAGATGGACAGAGAATGGACAGAGCAGGATCTGCGCACCTTTGTCGAGGGCGCACAGACTGCGTTTGAAACGGTATTGCTGGACGAGCTGCCACAGGACACCGGCTGGCAGGACGAGGGCTTACAGGTGAGCTACGCCCTGTGCAACGGCCGGGTAAGCTGCGTGCTGCACCGCACGGTGCGGGCAGACGGCAAGCTGTGGCGGATCACCATGTCCGCCCCGCTGGCAGGCAATCTGCTGCCGGAAGAGCGCATGAGCGCCCGCGAGCGGGAGCTGTGCCGCGAGGATCTGAACCACGACTTCCTTTCCGGCGTGTACAACCGCCGCTATCTGGAGACCGTGATCGCCGCCGAGCTGGACCGCTGGGCTGCACAGGGGCGCAAGGCTGCTGTGGCGCTGATATCGCTGGATCACGGTGCACAGCTGCGGGACACCTACGGTCAGCCGGTGATGGATCAGCTGATCTGCTTTGTGGCAAACCAGTGGAAAAAGTATTTCGATATCCCGGGCAGTCAGATCGTCTGCCGCCTGACCGGCACCACCTTTGTGGTGGGCTGTCTGGACTTGGACGGCGGTCAGCTGGCCGAGCAGATGCGGAACATCTACGCCGGAATGCCCCACGAATGCATCACCTCCATGGGGATGATGAAGCGGGTGCCCTTTACCCTGAGTGTCGCAGTGGCAGGGCTGGACGAACTGGACGCCAGCACCAATTGCTGGCAGCGCCTGTACGCCATCTGTGACGAGCGGCTGCGCGGCATCCAGATCTCCGGCGGCAATAAGATCTGCTGA